The bacterium DNA segment ACATCACCGCCCGACGCTTGCCCTGCGGGCGGAGCGTCGTGGAGGGGCGGTCGTGTTGCGCCCGGTCGGGGAGGTGGACCTGAGCACGCACCCGATCTTGAAGACCGGATTGGCCGAGGCGCTGAAGGTCAGTCAACGCGTGTTGGTCGACATGACGGACGTCGCGTACATCGATAGCATCGGCGTCAAGACGCTGCTGCGGTACCACGAGAAAGCCTCCATGCTCGGGGCGCGACTGGCGCTGACCAATCCATCTGCACTGCTGCGCAGCTTGATCGACATCTTGGACCGCGACCACAGCCTCACGGTGTTCCGCAGCCTGGACGCCGCCCTCCAAGACCCCTAGCCCGCGCCGGCGGCGCGGAGGAGGATTCTCGGCGCCCCGGTTCCAACACTGCAATCCTCACGCACCTTACCGGCGGAGCGGGAACAGGCGCCATGGCCATGCACGCACATAGCGACGAGGCGGCATCGCCGGTTGAAGCCGGCCGCCGACCGCCGACGTGGCACCATCTCACGCTGTGGGGCGTGCTTGCGCTCGCGGCGGCGGTCCGTCTCCACTGGATCGGGCTTGGTTCACTCGACATCGACGAAGCGTTCACGGTTTGGGTTGCCCGGCACCCCATCGCCGATATCTGGACGGTGCTCGCCCGGCTCGACGATCATCCACCACTCTACTATGTCACGCTCCATTGGTGGATGCACATCTTCGGAGATGGGGTCGTCGCGCTGCGCCTGCCCTCGGTCCTGAGCGGGCTGCTCACGGTCGTGTTCGGGTACAGCCTCGGGCGGATCGTGGGCGGCCGCCCGCTCGGTCTCCTCACGGCGTTCCTGGTCGCGCTTGCGCCGGACCTGGTGACATGGAGCCAGGAGGCCCGCATGTACGCGCTCGAGACGCTCGGGCTGGCGGCGGCGATGGTCGCACTCGCACGGTTGCTCGTCGGCGAGCGGGGAACGTGGGCGGTCTGGGCCGCGTACGTCGGCGGCGCGGCCGGCGCTATGTGGACCGACTACACGGCGGCGTTGTTTCCCGTCGCGGTGCTGGTGGTGCTTGCGTGCGTTGCGTGGACGCTCCCGCGGAGCGATCGCCCCGCGTTCGTCCGGCGTTGGGTGGGCGCCCACCTCGCCGTCGCGGCGCTGTGTCTGCCCGAACTGTTCCTGCTTGTGCGCCAGGTGGAGGGCGGAACCGTTGTCCACTGGTACGCGCTCAATCCCTATGCCCCGGCCGCGACCGCGGCCGTCGGCATCGGCTTGGTTCTCCTCGGACGCGCGATCTGGCGGCACGAGCCGCACTGGGTGGCGCTGACGACCGCGCTCTGGGTCGTGCCGATCGCATGCCTGATCGCGGTCTCGCTCGTTGGCCCGGTGTTCGTGAAGCGGGCGTATCTGTGGACCGACGTGCCGCTCGCCCTGGCGATCGCGGCCGGTCTGGAGCGGATCCGTCTGCCGTGGGTGCGGGTGGGCTTGGTGGCCGTGGTCGCGACCGTCGCCGTCGTCGGCGTGCTCGCACACTACCGCGACGACGTGGCGGGGGATGTGCTGCGCGGGTGGGACCGTGCGGCGGCGTACGTCGCCGCGCGGGTAGCGCCCGGCGACCTGGTACTGTTCTACGTCCCGTACGTGCAGCCGGCGTTCGACTACTACTTCGCGCGCTATCATCCCGAGGTCGACGAGCGGGGGGTGCCCGCGGACTTCGGCGCCAGCCGGACGCTGTTTCCGCCGCTCGCGGACGCCGACGCCGCGCGGGTGCCCCCGCTCGTGGCCGGGCATCCCCGGGTGTGGCTGGTGCACGGGATGTATCCGAGCGCCCGCGTCATCCTTCACGCCCTCGACGGCGAGGGGCGTCTCGTCGGCACTCGGACGGTGACCGCGGCGCTCACGATCTATCTCTACGAGACCAGACGCGGCAGTGGGCACCGGCCGGCATCGTGGGCCAGCCGTCGGGGCGACGGGCGGGCAGGCGGAGGGGTCCAGCGGGCCTACGCCACGAAATAGTCCGGCGACTCCACACGGGGATACGATGCGTCGGGAGGCTCAGGATGGTCTGGCGTGTTCGCAAGGTCGTGAGGCACCGCAACGTGGTGGACCGGGCGGTGGGCATCATCATGGGGACGACGTTCGCGCCGACGCTGCCGCGCGTCGGCTTCGCGAACACGTTCGTATCGCTGCGGAGTAGACTCACGATCCGGTGCGGGGCGCAACGGGGCGCCGCCACCGGGAGCGTGTAGATGTCGCTCAAGGTCGGCGTGCTCGGCGCGGGATTCATCGGCCGGATCCACGCCCTCAACCTGCGTCGGGACGCGCGCGTGACACTCGTCGGGGTCGCGGATGCGGTGCCCGAGGCCGCAGCGCGGTTGGCCGCGGAAACCGGCGCCGCATCGCTCTCGGACCTCGACGCGCTGCTGGACGCGGGCGTCCAGGCCGTCTACATCACCACGCCCAACACGCACCACGTCGAGCCGGTGATGCGGGCGCTCGCGCACGGCGTGCATGTGTTCTCGGAAAAACCGATGGCGACGTCACTCGACGGTGCCTGGGCAATCCGGGAAGCGGCCGGGCGCGCCGCCGGCATCTACCAAATCGGATTCAACCGCCGCTTCGC contains these protein-coding regions:
- a CDS encoding STAS domain-containing protein, coding for MLRQHHRPTLALRAERRGGAVVLRPVGEVDLSTHPILKTGLAEALKVSQRVLVDMTDVAYIDSIGVKTLLRYHEKASMLGARLALTNPSALLRSLIDILDRDHSLTVFRSLDAALQDP
- a CDS encoding glycosyltransferase family 39 protein, whose translation is MHAHSDEAASPVEAGRRPPTWHHLTLWGVLALAAAVRLHWIGLGSLDIDEAFTVWVARHPIADIWTVLARLDDHPPLYYVTLHWWMHIFGDGVVALRLPSVLSGLLTVVFGYSLGRIVGGRPLGLLTAFLVALAPDLVTWSQEARMYALETLGLAAAMVALARLLVGERGTWAVWAAYVGGAAGAMWTDYTAALFPVAVLVVLACVAWTLPRSDRPAFVRRWVGAHLAVAALCLPELFLLVRQVEGGTVVHWYALNPYAPAATAAVGIGLVLLGRAIWRHEPHWVALTTALWVVPIACLIAVSLVGPVFVKRAYLWTDVPLALAIAAGLERIRLPWVRVGLVAVVATVAVVGVLAHYRDDVAGDVLRGWDRAAAYVAARVAPGDLVLFYVPYVQPAFDYYFARYHPEVDERGVPADFGASRTLFPPLADADAARVPPLVAGHPRVWLVHGMYPSARVILHALDGEGRLVGTRTVTAALTIYLYETRRGSGHRPASWASRRGDGRAGGGVQRAYATK
- a CDS encoding Gfo/Idh/MocA family oxidoreductase; translation: MSLKVGVLGAGFIGRIHALNLRRDARVTLVGVADAVPEAAARLAAETGAASLSDLDALLDAGVQAVYITTPNTHHVEPVMRALAHGVHVFSEKPMATSLDGAWAIREAAGRAAGIYQIGFNRRFANVYRFAKRLIDDGRLTPIAAQMKHNRGELQQPPWTADPRVTGGFLYETPVHLFDMVRFLFGDVAAIQGRARQSVYRELDGFAMVLTCRSGVIATVTSVAHATWLFPSERVEVYGA